From Caballeronia insecticola, a single genomic window includes:
- a CDS encoding response regulator transcription factor, which translates to MLADDHPFVILGMRALFAADEAIDVVGEANNGSTLLAELRRVPCDVLVTDFAMPEHGGDAKDGLRLISKVRQDFPRLNVVVLTSVSNVAILRSILNAGTMGLVNKAEPIELVATAVRHAGVGRHYVSASFVAALAEAGAESNSGQLPLSPREIEVVRLFARGHSITEIAKELERDVRTVSRQKRDAMNKLGVRNDPALFAFVRAQGLG; encoded by the coding sequence GTGTTGGCGGATGATCATCCGTTCGTGATCCTGGGGATGAGAGCATTGTTTGCTGCCGACGAAGCAATCGACGTGGTCGGCGAAGCGAATAACGGAAGTACGCTGCTGGCGGAACTTCGCCGGGTTCCGTGCGACGTGCTCGTGACGGATTTTGCGATGCCCGAGCATGGAGGGGATGCGAAGGACGGGCTGCGTCTCATAAGCAAAGTACGGCAGGATTTCCCGCGACTGAATGTCGTTGTGTTGACGAGTGTCAGCAATGTCGCGATTCTGCGGTCCATTCTGAACGCGGGCACGATGGGGCTGGTGAACAAGGCCGAACCCATCGAACTGGTGGCAACCGCGGTCCGTCATGCGGGGGTCGGCCGGCACTACGTGAGTGCATCATTCGTCGCGGCGCTTGCGGAGGCGGGCGCGGAATCGAACTCGGGGCAGCTTCCGCTCTCCCCGAGAGAGATCGAGGTCGTGCGGCTGTTTGCGAGGGGTCATTCGATTACCGAAATCGCGAAAGAGCTCGAACGCGACGTGCGCACGGTCAGCCGCCAGAAGCGCGATGCGATGAACAAGCTCGGCGTCAGGAACGATCCGGCGTTGTTCGCTTTTGTCCGCGCACAGGGTTTGGGATGA
- a CDS encoding response regulator transcription factor — translation MEIANGSQVFSHANRIRLAIADDHPLVILAIERLVGNFPNVEIVSRSTNSTQLDASLARGGCDVAIVDLFMPGGRHGDGVEMIQYLSDHHPGVHLVVLSRNDDAALVKRVLEAGAHAFLSKEDRLDLIYVAIVSVIANEPYLGPAVRRTLALADAESHARFIRQKLTGRELEVIERYAKGANVTEIAKELERSVKTISAQKCAAMRKLDLSTDADLYRFIADRGLI, via the coding sequence ATGGAAATCGCAAACGGGAGCCAGGTGTTTTCGCATGCAAATCGGATAAGACTCGCGATCGCGGATGATCATCCGCTTGTCATTCTTGCAATTGAAAGGTTGGTGGGAAATTTTCCTAATGTGGAAATTGTAAGTCGCAGCACCAATTCGACTCAGCTCGACGCCTCGCTTGCGCGCGGCGGTTGCGACGTAGCGATCGTCGATCTTTTCATGCCCGGCGGGAGACACGGAGACGGCGTCGAAATGATCCAGTATCTGTCGGATCATCATCCGGGAGTGCATCTGGTCGTCCTTTCGCGCAATGACGACGCCGCGCTCGTCAAGCGCGTGCTCGAAGCCGGTGCACATGCGTTTTTAAGCAAGGAAGATCGTCTTGATCTGATTTACGTCGCGATTGTTTCGGTCATTGCCAACGAACCCTATCTGGGTCCTGCGGTGCGTCGTACGCTGGCGCTCGCCGATGCCGAAAGCCACGCGCGTTTCATTCGCCAGAAACTCACGGGCCGTGAACTCGAAGTTATCGAGCGATATGCGAAAGGGGCGAATGTCACTGAAATCGCCAAGGAGCTCGAGCGCAGTGTCAAAACAATTAGTGCGCAGAAATGCGCCGCTATGAGAAAGCTGGATCTTTCCACCGACGCGGATTTGTATCGTTTCATAGCAGATAGAGGCTTGATTTAA
- a CDS encoding response regulator transcription factor yields the protein MADDHPIVIKGIQDFLEKEGQIEVVATARDTTELAEALDSTPCDYLFSDIGMRGIDGESNSIGFLKRLTWEQERPKIIVLTMISQPRMLAGLVQIGLDGLIDKRDGLTCLSQAIAQADVGDRFLSPRVEEALRQLPNTSPARAGVLSRREWEVFQLYARGMLVHEIAAHFGRSRKTIATQRRSGMRKLGLETETELVDFMRQLGLI from the coding sequence GTGGCGGACGACCATCCGATCGTAATCAAGGGCATTCAGGATTTTCTGGAAAAGGAGGGGCAGATTGAGGTCGTCGCCACTGCCCGCGACACAACCGAGTTGGCGGAGGCGCTCGATTCAACACCGTGCGACTACCTCTTTTCCGATATCGGCATGCGAGGCATAGACGGAGAAAGCAACTCGATCGGATTTCTCAAGCGTCTGACGTGGGAGCAGGAGCGTCCGAAAATTATCGTTCTGACCATGATTTCGCAGCCGCGCATGCTCGCGGGGCTCGTTCAGATCGGGTTGGACGGCCTTATCGACAAGCGCGACGGGCTCACTTGCCTGAGTCAGGCAATCGCCCAGGCCGACGTCGGCGACCGTTTTCTTTCGCCGCGCGTCGAGGAGGCATTGCGCCAATTGCCGAACACCTCGCCGGCGCGGGCCGGTGTGTTGAGCCGGCGTGAGTGGGAGGTCTTTCAGCTCTATGCGCGCGGCATGCTGGTTCACGAAATCGCCGCCCATTTCGGCCGCAGCCGCAAGACGATCGCGACACAGCGTCGAAGCGGCATGCGCAAGCTTGGCCTCGAAACGGAGACCGAACTCGTCGATTTCATGCGGCAACTCGGTTTGATCTGA
- a CDS encoding ATP-binding protein, giving the protein MKSSLARFVLLACLTAPLCCYAVEPGWSLVGVRLLPLLIAVVAVLLVTLRALVLLQREVAKRIETETQLATQLSFQQTMMEVVPYPLIAKDMDNRYIAVNRAFEETLGVRRDAIIGRTSLEGAAWGTEHSRILHDLTRRTLATGERQELEAEFRDERNTLRCGLFWTGAFTASNGERAGVVGTMIDITDIRDAETRARQTERRLHAVTRSLPAVVFQLRRASDGIYSLPYIEGDTRQLLGLDFVALTDNPIHLLTHVHAEDSARLVREIESSARSLEPLHTEFRSMVDGVPRWIRANLVAHGESDGAVVWSGYWGDASVEHARAEELARARDTAQAASRAKDDFLAMMSHEIRTPMNGVLGLVEVLENTSLNPDQSQMLGMIQDSASALLQILDDLLDYSKIEAGRLAIESRPIDLRELVDNSVGLLATRAHEKGLRVRVDVGPDVAASVRGDSVRLRQILFNLMSNAIKFTINGEIALNVQVVEQRASEQVIELCVKDTGIGIAPEAQDSLFEPFVQAETSTTRRFGGTGLGLTICNRLVELMGGTMDLTSALGTGTAMAVRLTMPVETLHYQIEGLRGKRGIVAIEDDRVAAALLHYGEALGLRLQRRAPVELEIPQSGVPADIDILFLSDVHKNTAPMGSRVIHVTEKPKPTGYRILEDDIRVSVNPISWHGLGAACVAALTGMPQIASAVALGPETKMAAPDREAALHSGKLVLVAEDHPVNQELIRHQLSLLGFACDVVHDGAEALAALANTRYGFLITDCHMPNMTGYELAHRIRADEAGAARRLPILGITASTAPDELRRCREAGMDNCLVKPTRLATLREHLNQWRVSESPAIDADAQSATQDAAPSRDPDDLDLAAMAQLWGSETTVKALLDAFVSAFKDDLVTLRELLECGTVDDLRDWHHRVIGAVSVLQYRPLLDALETFRQHDLQTTTREARRQKGLALIARCEQLVEHIQSQGAALV; this is encoded by the coding sequence TTGAAATCGTCGCTCGCGCGTTTCGTGTTGCTCGCCTGTCTGACTGCGCCTCTGTGCTGCTACGCGGTGGAGCCGGGCTGGAGCCTCGTCGGCGTGCGCCTGCTTCCTTTGCTGATCGCCGTGGTTGCTGTCCTGCTCGTGACGCTGCGCGCGCTCGTGCTTCTGCAACGGGAGGTCGCGAAACGAATCGAGACGGAAACGCAACTCGCCACGCAACTCAGCTTTCAGCAGACGATGATGGAAGTGGTGCCGTATCCGCTCATCGCCAAGGACATGGACAACCGTTATATCGCGGTCAATCGTGCCTTCGAAGAAACGCTCGGCGTGCGGCGCGACGCGATCATCGGCCGCACGAGCCTCGAGGGGGCGGCGTGGGGCACGGAGCACAGCCGGATACTGCACGATCTCACGCGCCGAACGTTGGCGACCGGCGAGCGGCAGGAGCTTGAAGCCGAATTCCGCGACGAACGGAACACGCTGCGGTGCGGTCTCTTCTGGACAGGCGCCTTTACCGCCTCGAACGGTGAGCGGGCGGGCGTGGTCGGCACGATGATCGACATCACCGACATACGCGACGCAGAAACCCGCGCCCGGCAAACGGAACGGCGTCTTCACGCCGTCACGCGGTCATTGCCCGCGGTCGTCTTTCAATTGCGCCGCGCGAGCGACGGCATCTACAGCCTTCCTTATATCGAAGGCGATACACGTCAGTTGCTCGGCCTCGACTTCGTGGCCCTGACCGACAATCCCATTCATTTGCTGACGCACGTCCATGCGGAGGACAGCGCGCGTCTGGTGCGAGAAATCGAATCTTCGGCGCGCTCGCTCGAACCGTTGCACACGGAATTCCGCTCGATGGTCGACGGCGTTCCGCGCTGGATTCGAGCCAATCTCGTCGCGCACGGCGAGAGCGACGGCGCGGTGGTGTGGAGCGGCTACTGGGGCGATGCCAGCGTCGAGCACGCGCGCGCCGAGGAACTCGCCCGGGCGCGTGATACGGCCCAAGCGGCCTCGCGTGCCAAAGACGACTTCCTCGCCATGATGAGCCATGAAATTCGCACTCCTATGAATGGCGTGCTGGGGCTTGTCGAGGTGCTCGAAAACACGTCGCTGAATCCGGATCAGTCGCAAATGCTTGGCATGATTCAGGATTCCGCGAGCGCGCTGCTGCAAATTCTGGACGATCTGCTCGATTACTCGAAGATCGAGGCGGGAAGACTCGCGATCGAATCCAGACCGATCGATCTTCGCGAACTCGTGGATAACTCGGTCGGCCTGCTCGCAACGCGCGCGCACGAAAAGGGTCTTCGCGTGCGTGTGGATGTCGGACCGGACGTGGCCGCATCCGTCAGAGGCGACAGCGTGCGCCTCCGGCAGATCCTCTTCAACTTGATGAGCAACGCCATCAAGTTCACGATCAACGGCGAAATTGCGCTCAACGTGCAGGTGGTCGAGCAGCGCGCGTCGGAGCAGGTCATCGAACTGTGCGTGAAGGATACCGGCATCGGCATTGCGCCCGAGGCCCAGGACAGCCTGTTCGAGCCGTTCGTGCAGGCGGAGACGTCCACCACGCGGCGTTTCGGCGGCACGGGGCTTGGACTCACGATCTGCAATCGGCTCGTGGAACTCATGGGCGGCACGATGGATTTGACCAGCGCGCTCGGTACCGGAACGGCCATGGCCGTTCGTCTCACGATGCCCGTCGAGACGCTGCACTACCAGATCGAGGGACTTCGGGGCAAACGCGGCATCGTCGCAATCGAGGATGATCGCGTGGCCGCAGCGCTGCTTCACTATGGCGAAGCGCTCGGCCTCCGATTGCAGCGGCGCGCACCGGTAGAGCTCGAAATCCCGCAATCCGGGGTGCCTGCGGACATCGATATCCTCTTTTTGAGCGATGTGCACAAAAACACGGCGCCGATGGGCTCCCGCGTGATCCATGTCACCGAGAAGCCGAAGCCCACCGGATATCGCATTCTGGAAGACGACATTCGTGTGAGCGTCAATCCGATCTCATGGCACGGTCTCGGCGCGGCGTGTGTCGCGGCGCTGACGGGCATGCCGCAGATCGCGTCAGCCGTGGCGCTCGGCCCGGAAACGAAAATGGCGGCGCCCGACCGGGAAGCCGCATTGCACAGCGGCAAGCTCGTGCTTGTGGCCGAGGATCATCCGGTCAATCAGGAGTTGATCCGTCACCAGCTTTCACTGCTCGGTTTCGCCTGCGACGTCGTGCATGACGGCGCGGAGGCGTTGGCGGCGCTGGCCAACACCCGCTACGGGTTCCTGATTACCGATTGCCACATGCCGAACATGACGGGCTACGAGCTCGCGCACCGCATACGCGCCGACGAAGCCGGTGCGGCACGGCGCCTGCCGATCCTCGGCATCACGGCGAGCACGGCGCCAGACGAATTGCGCCGGTGCCGCGAAGCCGGCATGGACAACTGCCTGGTCAAGCCCACCCGGCTCGCGACTTTGCGCGAACATCTGAATCAGTGGCGAGTGTCGGAGAGTCCGGCAATCGACGCCGATGCCCAGTCGGCGACTCAGGACGCAGCGCCGTCACGAGACCCCGACGATCTCGATCTGGCCGCCATGGCGCAGTTGTGGGGCAGCGAGACAACCGTGAAGGCGTTGCTGGATGCGTTCGTTTCGGCGTTCAAGGACGACCTCGTCACGCTTAGGGAATTGCTCGAATGCGGCACGGTCGACGACTTGCGCGACTGGCATCATCGTGTCATTGGGGCGGTCAGTGTGCTGCAATATCGGCCGCTGCTCGATGCACTGGAAACCTTTCGCCAGCACGACCTGCAAACGACGACGCGCGAGGCACGTCGGCAAAAGGGACTTGCGCTCATCGCGCGATGCGAACAGCTCGTGGAGCATATTCAGTCGCAGGGTGCCGCGTTAGTCTGA
- a CDS encoding LysR family transcriptional regulator, with product MNQLQAMRVFLKVAETESFGRAAAALDLSNAVITRYVSLLEMHLNTRLLNRTTRSVSLTEAGSAYAEGCRAVIEQVEAIEASVANSAVDPSGTLKIVASASFSLLGLTPMLREYRGLYPNVKVRLTLLHRPVDLVAEGFDVGIVVPHLVNSGMLINRPLLKVGAVLVASPEYLASRTMPVRPAALTAHEFLAPSAELHGSTWSFVGPSGVVESVVLDPAYTVNSSHMLRQAAVSGMGIAVLPETYVTQDIQEGALVRLLPDYVLQDAGKEVSIVYPGRRHVSAKTRTFVDFALAYFRDREPLSPKA from the coding sequence ATGAATCAACTCCAAGCGATGCGCGTCTTTCTCAAAGTCGCGGAAACCGAGTCATTCGGTCGGGCCGCTGCCGCGCTCGATCTGTCCAATGCCGTCATCACGCGCTACGTCTCGCTGCTCGAGATGCATCTCAACACGCGGTTGCTGAACCGAACCACGCGCAGTGTCTCGCTGACCGAAGCAGGAAGCGCGTATGCCGAAGGCTGCCGCGCGGTCATCGAACAGGTGGAAGCCATTGAAGCGTCGGTGGCGAACAGTGCGGTGGATCCGTCGGGCACGCTCAAGATCGTGGCATCGGCCTCTTTCTCGCTGCTCGGCCTTACGCCAATGCTGCGCGAATATCGCGGCCTGTATCCGAATGTGAAAGTGCGCCTGACGCTGCTGCACCGTCCGGTCGATCTCGTCGCGGAAGGCTTCGATGTCGGCATTGTCGTGCCGCATCTGGTCAACAGCGGCATGCTGATCAATCGTCCGTTGTTGAAAGTGGGCGCGGTGCTCGTGGCTTCGCCGGAATATCTGGCGTCGCGCACCATGCCGGTTCGTCCGGCGGCGCTCACCGCGCATGAGTTTCTCGCGCCGTCCGCCGAACTTCATGGATCGACATGGTCCTTCGTCGGACCTTCGGGTGTCGTGGAGAGCGTTGTGCTGGATCCCGCCTACACCGTGAACAGTTCGCACATGCTGCGGCAGGCGGCGGTGTCGGGCATGGGCATTGCCGTGTTGCCCGAGACTTATGTGACGCAAGACATCCAGGAAGGGGCGTTGGTTCGCCTGCTGCCGGACTACGTGCTTCAGGATGCGGGCAAGGAAGTGTCGATCGTCTACCCCGGACGCAGACATGTATCCGCCAAGACGCGCACCTTCGTGGATTTTGCGCTGGCGTATTTCCGTGATCGGGAGCCGCTCAGCCCGAAGGCCTGA
- a CDS encoding porin yields the protein MKKNLIVTAVAALAASFAGAASAQSSVTLYGLVDAGFTFVNNVQNHTGDGEKTNEYGMTGGNVNMSRWGLRGAEDLGGGMKAIFTLENGFDVTNGSSLGGSGFGRQAFVGLSTNAGTVTLGRQTDSVVDYLGPLSATGTWGGTAFAHPSNLDNLDGNAFRENNSVKFQSNNYAGFSFSGLYGFSNAAGSFAANRAYSIGAGYTNAGLKLGLAYMQANGLNSNATGSIVLDNELNQFSADARQRTFGAGASYAIGAATFGALWTQTRQDSNAMPGSNVINNYEVNGRYALTPALSLGAEYAFTNAKLGNTEDASRVRFHQFGLQTDYALSKRTDIYAEGVMQIASGLAKGEYPAAGINGAGDLSSSSRQILVTTGIRHRF from the coding sequence ATGAAAAAGAATTTGATCGTCACGGCCGTTGCAGCTTTGGCCGCATCGTTCGCCGGCGCTGCTAGCGCACAAAGCAGCGTTACGCTGTATGGCTTGGTCGACGCTGGTTTCACGTTCGTGAACAACGTGCAGAATCATACCGGTGACGGTGAGAAGACGAACGAGTACGGCATGACGGGCGGCAACGTCAACATGAGCCGTTGGGGTCTGCGCGGCGCCGAAGATCTCGGCGGCGGCATGAAGGCAATCTTCACGTTGGAAAACGGTTTCGACGTGACGAATGGCAGCTCGCTGGGCGGTAGCGGCTTTGGCCGTCAAGCTTTCGTTGGTCTGTCGACCAACGCTGGCACGGTGACGCTTGGCCGTCAGACCGACTCCGTCGTCGACTACCTCGGCCCGTTGAGCGCAACCGGCACGTGGGGCGGCACTGCGTTCGCTCACCCGAGCAACCTCGACAACCTCGACGGTAACGCTTTCCGCGAGAACAACTCGGTTAAGTTCCAGAGCAACAACTACGCTGGCTTCTCGTTCAGCGGCCTGTACGGCTTCTCGAACGCAGCAGGCAGCTTCGCAGCTAACCGCGCATACAGCATCGGCGCTGGTTACACGAACGCCGGCCTGAAGCTGGGTCTTGCGTACATGCAAGCCAACGGCCTCAACAGCAACGCCACTGGCTCGATCGTGCTGGACAACGAGCTCAACCAGTTCTCCGCTGACGCTCGTCAGCGTACCTTCGGTGCAGGCGCGAGCTATGCCATCGGCGCTGCAACGTTCGGTGCTCTGTGGACGCAGACCCGCCAGGACAGCAACGCGATGCCCGGTTCGAACGTGATCAACAACTACGAAGTGAACGGCCGCTATGCGCTTACGCCGGCACTGTCGCTGGGTGCTGAATACGCGTTCACGAATGCGAAGCTCGGCAACACCGAAGATGCGTCGCGTGTCCGTTTCCACCAGTTCGGCCTGCAAACGGACTACGCACTGTCCAAGCGCACCGACATCTACGCTGAAGGCGTGATGCAGATCGCGAGCGGCCTGGCGAAGGGCGAGTATCCGGCTGCTGGCATCAACGGCGCAGGCGACCTTTCGTCGAGCAGCCGTCAGATCCTCGTGACGACGGGTATCCGTCACCGCTTCTAA
- a CDS encoding CHRD domain-containing protein codes for MSVLMLVMAASGAARADTVALKANLQPSSEVPPRVSKGHGIVDANFDTDTKVLTWTVTYADLSGPVTMAHFHGPAPVGQNAKPQVSIDAKTDTKADKKALASPMKGQATLSDQQVNDLMTGQWYFNIHTQDNPSGEIRGQITPAN; via the coding sequence ATGTCCGTTCTGATGCTCGTGATGGCGGCGTCGGGTGCCGCGCGAGCCGACACCGTCGCCCTGAAAGCCAACCTCCAGCCTTCGAGCGAAGTTCCGCCGCGCGTGAGCAAAGGCCACGGCATCGTCGACGCGAACTTCGATACCGATACCAAAGTCCTCACCTGGACCGTCACTTACGCGGATCTGTCGGGGCCGGTGACGATGGCGCATTTCCACGGACCCGCGCCGGTCGGCCAGAACGCCAAGCCGCAGGTATCGATCGACGCAAAAACAGACACGAAAGCCGACAAGAAAGCGCTCGCGAGCCCGATGAAAGGACAGGCAACGTTATCGGATCAGCAAGTGAACGATCTGATGACAGGGCAGTGGTACTTCAACATTCACACGCAGGACAATCCGTCCGGCGAGATCCGCGGACAGATCACGCCTGCCAACTGA
- a CDS encoding alpha/beta hydrolase: protein MSWQSALACWAVRTRMRPHSAKPALDVEFARRYTSRRVWTPRVPKGWRLDVRDAAADLPLRGEWLTPPTRPRANMLYLHGGGYYFCSARSHRAITFGLATRTNARVFSLDYRLAPEHRFPAALDDSIAAYRRILADCADGADARSIVIAGDSAGGGLALATLLALRDAGDPLPAAAVLFSPWTDLTCSGASLQTNEGRDPMFHAAAFPRVARQYLGDADARHPYASPLFGAFEGLPPLLIQAGDTELLLDDSTRLAQNARAAGVSVDLQIWSGVPHIFQIWAPFMPEARAALDRAAGFIGAKVTLPQAQRPPITSMV, encoded by the coding sequence ATGAGCTGGCAAAGCGCTCTGGCTTGCTGGGCCGTACGCACGCGCATGCGTCCGCATAGCGCGAAGCCCGCGCTCGATGTCGAATTCGCGCGACGCTACACGTCCCGTCGCGTCTGGACGCCGCGCGTGCCGAAAGGCTGGCGGCTCGATGTACGCGACGCGGCCGCCGATCTCCCGCTGCGCGGCGAATGGCTCACGCCGCCGACTCGCCCGCGCGCAAACATGCTGTATCTGCACGGCGGCGGCTATTACTTTTGCTCTGCGCGCAGTCATCGGGCGATCACGTTCGGGCTGGCCACACGGACGAATGCGCGCGTCTTCTCGCTCGACTATCGCCTCGCGCCGGAACATCGCTTTCCCGCGGCGCTCGACGACAGCATCGCGGCCTATCGCCGAATTCTCGCCGATTGCGCCGATGGCGCCGACGCCCGGTCGATCGTTATCGCCGGCGATTCGGCCGGCGGCGGTCTCGCGTTGGCGACCTTGCTTGCACTGCGCGACGCCGGCGATCCGCTGCCCGCAGCGGCCGTGCTGTTTTCGCCGTGGACGGATCTCACGTGCAGCGGCGCGTCGCTGCAGACGAACGAGGGCCGCGATCCGATGTTCCACGCGGCGGCGTTTCCGCGCGTCGCCAGGCAATATCTCGGCGACGCCGATGCGCGGCACCCTTACGCATCGCCGCTATTCGGCGCGTTTGAAGGCCTGCCGCCGCTGTTGATTCAGGCGGGCGACACGGAACTCCTGCTCGACGATTCCACGCGACTCGCGCAGAACGCGCGCGCGGCCGGCGTCAGCGTCGACTTGCAGATCTGGAGCGGCGTCCCGCATATCTTCCAGATCTGGGCGCCGTTTATGCCGGAAGCGCGTGCGGCGCTCGATCGCGCGGCCGGGTTCATCGGCGCGAAGGTGACTTTGCCGCAAGCTCAGCGTCCGCCCATCACCTCGATGGTTTGA
- a CDS encoding EcsC family protein codes for MEPTPIITSPLTPDDFAALTRAKDALESPALTMKLASVVGAPIEKLMGRLPAAAQGKVDEATQLALKKCLQLALRTIGKSAPSDSLLAPPPDKPHNLMHKLAVATTGAAGGAFGLFALPVELPVTTTLMFRSICDIARSEGEDVHRVETQLQCMMVLGMGGTNTSDDSADLGYFIVRGALAQSVSRATSEIAAKGLSSHGSTALLKFLQTIASRFSVQVSEQVAAKSIPAIGAVLGAMVNTVFIDHFQQMAHGHFTVRRLERRYGTAAVERAYQTIEVMGGR; via the coding sequence GCTGACCCGCGCGAAAGATGCGCTCGAAAGCCCCGCGCTCACGATGAAGCTGGCGAGCGTCGTCGGCGCGCCCATCGAAAAGCTGATGGGGCGCTTGCCCGCCGCCGCGCAGGGCAAAGTGGACGAAGCAACGCAGCTCGCCCTCAAGAAGTGCCTTCAGCTCGCGCTGCGCACGATCGGCAAGAGCGCGCCGTCGGATTCGCTGCTCGCGCCGCCGCCGGACAAGCCGCACAACCTGATGCACAAGCTCGCCGTCGCGACGACGGGCGCGGCGGGCGGCGCCTTCGGGCTGTTCGCGCTGCCGGTCGAGTTGCCGGTCACGACGACGCTGATGTTCCGCTCCATCTGCGATATCGCGCGCAGCGAGGGCGAGGACGTGCATCGCGTCGAAACCCAACTGCAATGCATGATGGTGCTGGGCATGGGCGGCACCAACACCAGCGACGACAGCGCCGATCTCGGCTATTTCATCGTGCGCGGCGCGCTCGCGCAGTCTGTGTCGCGCGCGACCAGCGAGATCGCCGCGAAAGGTCTGAGCAGCCACGGATCGACGGCGCTGCTCAAGTTTCTGCAAACCATCGCGTCGCGCTTCTCGGTGCAAGTCAGCGAGCAGGTTGCCGCCAAATCGATTCCGGCGATCGGCGCGGTCTTGGGCGCCATGGTCAACACGGTGTTTATCGACCATTTTCAGCAGATGGCGCACGGACACTTCACCGTGCGCAGACTCGAGCGCCGCTACGGAACGGCGGCGGTCGAGCGGGCGTATCAAACCATCGAGGTGATGGGCGGACGCTGA